In Montipora foliosa isolate CH-2021 chromosome 13, ASM3666993v2, whole genome shotgun sequence, one DNA window encodes the following:
- the LOC137981986 gene encoding uncharacterized protein, protein MPKHARCAVGFCDNDKRYPDLAFVRSHVENLVYHKWPTDPKLAEIWRKQVAKTRSDSFNPSPGASGTFVCSNHFPCGRRTPENPTTDFPSIFMTVSDYLQKKSPKKRKANKLQEAGSARSLFPSSKESKQDPEESDSDDEEMEADADYSVSVPMQFEQLTREMEVKVYTGLPSPKAFEFLFDYLSPKARFMQYWRGGKQTRKESSQPPSPFELATGYLKGRPGPERKLRLEQEFLLTLMKLRLALLTFDLGFRFHVSASTVSSVFITWVKLMSKELSFLIVWPSRQQIKKTLPYCFKKLYPKVRCVIDCFECFTETPSGLDLAETLWTEYKHHYTFKVLVAITPNGAISYVSPCYGGKASDIFIVRNSGFLKMIEPYDEVMADRGFKIREDLMMHMATLCIPPSCASSMQMLPRDVRETSNIANVRIYVEQAIGRLKVFLILKNELPITLLPLADDIVRVCCALCNLLPPLCV, encoded by the coding sequence ATGCCAAAACACGCTCGTTGTGCGGTAGGTTTTTGCGATAATGATAAAAGATATCCTGACCTTGCTTTTGTCAGATCACATGTGGAGAATTTAGTATATCACAAGTGGCCAACCGACCCTAAACTTGCCGAAATATGGCGAAAACAAGTGGCGAAGACTCGAAGTGATTCCTTCAATCCTTCCCCTGGTGCTAGTGGGACTTTCGTGTGTTCAAATCATTTCCCATGTGGACGAAGAACTCCTGAAAACCCTACAACGGATTTTCCGTCTATTTTTATGACTGTTTCGGATTACCTGCAGAAAAAATCACCCAAGAAAAGGAAAGCGAACAAGTTACAAGAAGCTGGTTCTGCAAGAAGCCTGTTCCCTAGTTCCAAGGAGTCAAAGCAGGATCCTGAGGAGAGTGATAGTGATGATGAAGAAATGGAAGCAGATGCAGATTACTCCGTTTCAGTTCCAATGCAATTCGAACAGTTGACAAGAGAAATGGAAGTAAAAGTCTACACAGGTCTGCCATCACCGAAAGCATTCGAGTTCTTGTTCGATTATTTGAGCCCAAAGGCTCGGTTTATGCAATATTGGAGGGgtggaaaacaaacaagaaaagaatcgTCTCAACCTCCCTCTCCTTTTGAGTTAGCAACTGGCTATCTCAAAGGAAGACCTGGGCCAGAGAGGAAGCTTCGACTTGAACAGGAGTTTTTACTAACTCTTATGAAACTAAGACTAGCTCTTCTAACTTTTGATTTGGGGTTCAGGTTCCATGTGTCAGCTTCCACTGTCAGTAGTGTTTTTATAACTTGGGTTAAGCTCATGTCCAAGGAACTCTCCTTTTTAATTGTGTGGCCTAGTCGACAACAGATCAAGAAAACCCTCCCATACTGTTTTAAAAAGCTTTATCCCAAAGTAAGATGTGTAATTGACTGTTTTGAGTGCTTCACAGAAACTCCAAGTGGCCTTGACCTGGCAGAAACACTATGGACTGAGTACAAGCACCACTACACTTTCAAAGTCCTTGTTGCCATCACCCCAAATGGAGCAATTTCATATGTTTCACCATGTTATGGAGGCAAGGCATCTGATATTTTTATTGTAAGGAATAGTGGgtttttaaaaatgattgagCCTTACGATGAAGTCATGGCAGACAGAGGTTTTAAAATCCGAGAGGACTTGATGATGCACATGGCAACATTATGCATTCCACCTAGTTGTGCATCATCTATGCAAATGCTACCACGTGATGTCAGAGAgacatcaaacattgcgaaTGTCAGAATTTATGTTGAACAAGCTATTGGACGGctcaaagtttttcttattctGAAAAATGAACTGCCTATTACCCTGCTTCCCCTGGCTGATGATATTGTTCGTGTCTGCTGTGCATTGTGCAATTTGCTTCCACCACTctgtgtttga
- the LOC137982390 gene encoding uncharacterized protein gives MVNFCAVFGCSNRSNRERDKGYFRIPAIVTRSNAEKQALSIERRATWLSRIRREELGEDPSEFHRVCGDHFISGKPSAIYDKNNPDWAPNQNLGYDFRGVSVTSHERYERTQGRSEKRRRSECASALLDLSCHQPSDEIEDEDEDAPLIEDSTVKDCQTDITGDYITGLEKENTSLKEKLKMSSLNEDSFKGDNEKVLFYTGLPKWSLLFCLFDFLKNSSPELKSSRGILSPFQKILLRLIRMRLNLSGRDLGYRFGGISEATVSRTFLHVVDALYHRLKPLIIWPDRDVLRKTLPMDFRKHCPNCVVIIDCFEIFLDRPLNPLARAQTFSSYKHHNTVKYLIGITPQGTVSFISEGWGGRVSDKHLTENSGLLDHLTPGDVILADRGFDIQESVGLFCSTIKIPAFTKGKKQLSGIEVEQTRRIANVRIHVERVIGNIRKKYSILSATQPIDFVTVRNGDATTLDKIVTSCCALVNMCDSVVPFD, from the exons ATGGTGAACTTTTGTGCCGTATTTGGTTGTTCAAACCGTTCTAACAGAGAAAGGGACAAAGGCTATTTTCGCATACCTGCAATTGTCACTAGATCGAACGCTGAGAAGCAAGCTTTAAGCATCGAACGTCGAGCAACGTGGCTCTCCAGGATCCGAAGGGAAGAACTTGGGGAAGACCCTAGCGAATTTCACAGAGTTTGCGGAGACCACTTTATATCAG GAAAACCATCGGCGATTTATGATAAGAACAACCCGGATTGGGCACCGAATCAGAATCTTGGTTATGATTTCCGTGGCGTCTCAGTAACGAGCCATGAACGATATGAAAGAACACAGGGAAGGAGTGAAAAGCGAAGGAGGAGTGAGTGTGCCAGTGCTCTGCTAGACCTGTCCTGTCACCAACCATCAGATGAGattgaagatgaagatgaagatgcgCCCCTTATTGAAGACTCCACAGTGAAAGACTGTCAGACGGATATTACTGGCGATTATATAACAGGCTTAGAGAAGGAAAATACTTCactcaaagaaaaattgaaaatgagcTCCCTCAATGAAGACTCATTCAAAGGAGACAATGAGAAGGTTCTTTTTTATACTGGGCTACCAAAATGGTCACTTTTGTTCTGTTTGTTTGATTTTCTAAAGAATTCTAGTCCAGAACTGAAATCATCAAGAGGCATTTTAAGTCCCTTCCAAAAAATTTTGCTTAGGTTAATTCGCATGAGATTAAATTTGTCAGGGAGGGACTTGGGGTACAGGTTTGGGGGGATTAGTGAGGCCACTGTCTCTCGCACATTTCTACATGTTGTGGATGCACTTTACCATAGGCTTAAGCCTTTAATCATCTGGCCTGACAGGGATGTCCTTCGTAAAACCCTTCCAATGGACTTCCGTAAGCACTGTCCAAACTGTGTTGTTATAATTGACTGCTTTGAAATTTTCCTGGACCGCCCTCTTAATCCTCTTGCAAGGGCCCAAACATTTTCATCATATAAACACCATAATACTGTAAAGTATCTTATAGGTATTACCCCCCAGGGTACTGTCAGTTTCATTTCAGAAGGATGGGGTGGGAGGGTTAGTGACAAGCACCTTACAGAAAACAGTGGGCTTCTAGATCACCTTACCCCAGGGGATGTCATTCTTGCTGACAGGGGGTTTGATATCCAAGAATCAGTGGGATTATTTTGTTCAACAATAAAGATCCCTGCATTCACAAAAGGGAAAAAGCAACTTAGTGGTATTGAGGTGGAGCAAACCCGTAGGATAGCAAATGTTCGCATTCATGTAGAGAGGGTTATTGGAAATATTCGTAAGAAATATAGTATTCTGAGTGCTACTCAGCCAATTGATTTTGTCACTGTACGAAATGGGGATGCAACCACACTAGATAAGATTGTAACAAGCTGCTGTGCCCTAGTTAATATGTGTGACTCGGTAGTTCCATTTGATTAA